CCTCCTATCACCAGGCCCGGGAGAAATACCACGAGGAGGATACCCCGGGACGGTCGGGAACGGCCGAGAGCAGGCTCTCCCGGTTTGTCCGCGTCTTTCTGCTTCGCATTCTCGACGAGGGCAGGCCGGCGTGGTTCGGGAAACTGATGGCGCGGGAAATCGTCGAGCCGACCGGCGCCCTCGACCGGGTCATCGACAGGGCGTTCCTGCCCCTTCATCGGTCCCTGGGGGAACTCGTGCGCGAGATTCTCGGGGGGGGCGGAGACGAAGCCCGAGTCCGGCGACACGTCTTCAGCATCCTCGGGCAATGTCTCTTCTACCGGCATGCCCAGCATGTCATCGCGAGGCTCTACCCGGACGTCCGGTACGACGCGGCGGAGATCGAGCGGACGGCCAGGCACATCACATCGGTTGCCCTTTCCGCGATGAAACCGCCGGGGGCCAGGAAATGAGGATCCTTCCGATGAATATTCCCCAGCGACATCCCCGATCGCATGTTGCGGTGTTCCTCGCCGCGGCCCTCCTTTCGGCGGCGGGGCCGGTCCTTGCGGAAGAGATCCCGATCACCCTGGACACGGCGGTGCGGGCCGCGATCGAACGAAACCTCGACCTGCGCGTGCAGGCGTTCACCCCGGCTCTCTCCGAGACCGACGTCCGCCGCGCCCGGGCGATCTTCGACCCGAACCTGAGCCTGCTGCTGGATCATCGCG
This DNA window, taken from Candidatus Deferrimicrobiaceae bacterium, encodes the following:
- a CDS encoding CerR family C-terminal domain-containing protein, coding for MFKNIHSEDARTDPEGKPLSERTRERLLGAAGEVFAERGYRRSTVREICRRANVNIASVNYYFKGKEDLYADVLESSYHQAREKYHEEDTPGRSGTAESRLSRFVRVFLLRILDEGRPAWFGKLMAREIVEPTGALDRVIDRAFLPLHRSLGELVREILGGGGDEARVRRHVFSILGQCLFYRHAQHVIARLYPDVRYDAAEIERTARHITSVALSAMKPPGARK